The Arachis hypogaea cultivar Tifrunner chromosome 19, arahy.Tifrunner.gnm2.J5K5, whole genome shotgun sequence genome has a window encoding:
- the LOC112775046 gene encoding F-box/LRR-repeat protein 10: MEMEVSLDELPSALLATIMTKLDIASICSLASTSSTFRSCAKHILSFLPTFHLLDIAPSGELLRPLLPPNRSLKSLKVDCGRLDDSAIPVLLKPSLHELCLHNCADFSGKLLSEIGTRCKDLRSLYLGSVAEKRGRAIHINDLEELLSSCSQLEALILMFDVSLFLRHNFARVWASASEKLTSLEIGYISAVTVTELLSPNLGSHQSLNPVQSSVLPRIQKLCLSVDYITDAMVGTISKGLPLLTHLDLRDAPLIEPRVTFDLTNAGLQQINQLGRLKHLSLVRSQEFLITYFRRVNDLGLLLMADKCANMESICLGGFCRVTDTGFKTILHSCSRLCKFKVTYGTHLTDLVFHDISATSLTLTHVSLRWCNLLTNHAVYSLASNKELKALDLRDCRSLGDEALRAIGSLPKLKMLLLDGSDITDAGLSYLRPSVINSLFVLSLRGCKRLTDKCITVLFDGCGMLELRELDLSNLPSLSDNGVLLLAKSRIRFSELRMRQCPLIGDTSIMALASMQVDEAGWHGSSLRLLDLYNCGGITPLAFRWLKKPYFPRLKWLGVTGSVNRDMVDALATSRPFLHVACHGEELGADPYDISDGLYTHDYDEVDEFEQWLLEADVNSEDEEMGDAENNEVLAV; encoded by the exons ATGGAAATGGAGGTGAGCCTGGATGAGCTTCCTTCGGCTCTTCTGGCCACCATAATGACCAAGCTCGACATCGCTTCAATCTGCTCCTTGGCTTCAACTTCCTCCACCTTCCGCTCCTGCGCCAAACACATCCTCTCTTTCCTTCCCACTTTCCATCTCTTG GATATTGCGCCTTCTGGGGAGTTGCTGAGGCCATTGCTACCACCAAATCGGAGCCTGAAGAGCCTCAAGGTTGATTGTGGTCGCCTTGACGATTCTGCTATACCTGTTCTGCTGAAACCCTCGTTGCATGAACTTTGCCTGCATAACTGTGCTGATTTTAGTGGCAAGCTTCTTTCTGAGATTGGGACCCGTTGCAAGGATCTAAG GTCTCTCTACTTGGGTTCGGTAGCAGAAAAAAGAGGGAGGGCCATTCATATTAATGATCTGGAGGAGTTACTCAGCAGCTGCTCCCAGTTGGAA GCACTTATCCTGATGTTTGATGTCTCTCTCTTTCTTCGCCACAACTTTGCTCGAGTTTGGGCTTCTGCCTCTGAGAAACTCACTTCTCTTGAAATTGGTTACATTTCTGCAGTTACAGTGACTGAACTGCTTAGCCCAAATTTGGGGTCCCATCAGTCCTTAAATCCTGTTCAATCATCAGTATTGCCAAGAATTCAGAAACTATGCCTTTCAGTAGACTATATAACCGATGCTATGGTTGGTACTATATCCAAAGGTCTCCCCTTGTTGACTCATTTGGATCTTCGAGATGCACCACTTATTGAACCAAGAGTTACTTTTGATCTAACCAATGCTGGCCTTCAACAAATTAATCAGCTTGGGAGATTGAAACATCTTTCATTGGTTCGAAGCCAAGAATTCCTGATTACTTACTTTCGAAGAGTAAATGATCTAGGATTACTTCTAATGGCTGACAAATGTGCAAACATGGAGAGCATATGTCTTGGTGGCTTCTGTCGTGTCACAGATACCGGTTTCAAAACTATCCTACATTCGTGCTCACGCTTATGCAagtttaaggtcacttatgggaCTCATTTAACTGATCTAGTTTTTCATGATATTTCTGCAACGTCCCTTACCTTGACACACGTGAGCTTGAGGTGGTGCAATCTGTTAACAAACCATGCAGTATATAGTTTGGCATCAAACAAGGAGCTTAAAGCCCTTGACTTGAGAGATTGTAGAAGCCTGGGGGATGAAGCTCTACGGGCCATTGGCTCTCTTCCAAAACTGAAAATGTTACTATTAGATGGGTCTGATATAACTGATGCTGGACTTTCTTACTTAAGACCATCTGTTATCAATTCGCTGTTCGTGTTGTCTCTCCGAGGGTGCAAGAGACTCACAGACAAATGCATCACGGTCCTATTTGATGGCTGTGGTATGCTGGAATTGCGAGAACTGGACCTATCCAATCTTCCTAGCCTATCAGATAATGGAGTTTTGCTGCTGGCAAAGAGTCGGATTCGCTTTTCCGAACTCCGGATGCGGCAGTGCCCTCTGATTGGCGATACTTCAATCATGGCATTAGCTTCAATGCAGGTTGATGAGGCTGGATGGCATGGAAGCAGTCTGCGCTTATTGGATCTTTACAACTGTGGTGGCATTACACCACTAGCATTTCGGTGGTTAAAGAAACCGTATTTCCCAAGGCTTAAATGGTTGGGAGTGACTGGAAGCGTTAATAGGGACATGGTAGATGCTTTAGCTACAAGTAGACCTTTCTTGCATGTAGCATGCCATGGTGAGGAGCTTGGGGCTGATCCTTATGATATCTCAGATGGTTTATACACCCATGATTACGATGAGGTGGACGAATTTGAGCAGTGGCTTCTTGAAGCTGATGTCAATAGCGAGGATGAAGAAATGGGTGATGCTGAAAATAATGAAGTACTGGCTGTGTAA